The following coding sequences lie in one Oncorhynchus gorbuscha isolate QuinsamMale2020 ecotype Even-year linkage group LG10, OgorEven_v1.0, whole genome shotgun sequence genomic window:
- the emx1 gene encoding homeobox protein EMX1: MFSSAGKRCFTIESLVAKENPLTTEDPIRPTALTYSNPTDAFMNGYQSPTGRSLYQNPELVFPESVNHPGLTMNPHQLGGGHLQHPAHFFGTQHRDPLNFYPWVLRNRFFGHRFQGNDVSQDSMLLHGPFARKPKRIRTAFSPSQLLRLERAFEKNHYVVGAERKQLANSLSLSETQVKVWFQNRRTKYKRQKLEEEGPDCHQKKKGNHHINRWRLATKQGSSEDIDVTSED, translated from the exons ATGTTTTCGTCCGCGGGTAAACGCTGTTTTACGATAGAATCCTTGGTGGCCAAAGAAAACCCTCTAACCACGGAAGATCCCATCCGACCGACGGCTTTGACTTATTCCAACCCCACTGACGCTTTCATGAACGGGTACCAGAGTCCCACCGGCAGGTCTCTGTATCAGAACCCGGAGCTGGTGTTCCCTGAGTCAGTCAACCACCCAGGGCTGACCATGAACCCCCACCAGCTAGGAGGGGGCCACCTACAACACCCTGCACACTTCTTTGGGACGCAACACCGAGACCCTCTTAACTTCTACCCATGGGTTTTACGGAACAGGTTCTTCGGACACAGATTTCAAG gAAATGATGTTTCCCAAGATAGCATGCTCCTTCACGGCCCGTTCGCCCGGAAACCCAAGCGGATCCGCACCGCCTTCTCCCCGTCGCAGCTCCTGCGGCTTGAACGGGCGTTCGAGAAGAATCATTACGTGGTAGGAGCGGAGAGGAAACAGCTGGCCAACAGTCTGAGTCTGTCTGAAACACAG GTGAAGGTGTGGTTCCAGAACAGGAGGACCAAATACAAGAGACAGaagctggaggaggaggggccTGACTGTCATCAGAAGAAGAAAGGAAACCACCACATCAACAGATGGAGGCTTGCCACCAAGCAGGGCAGCTCAGAGGACATTGATGTCACCTCTGAGGACTga